Proteins encoded by one window of Microplitis demolitor isolate Queensland-Clemson2020A chromosome 6, iyMicDemo2.1a, whole genome shotgun sequence:
- the LOC103569044 gene encoding transmembrane protein 183A: protein MMARSNKKLRNKAKLLKNIDDFKVVADKTTKKEYINSSGIVDKLEKCNIKEQITLETGIEYPLDLWFLLSEYIKPEDIGKFASICKSSNYVTRTGKFWFHLYKRYYKPLPHLPERLRPECMVLLRGLRACVIRTLHLTYFSSLDRVNKNPYLEQEEPHSLVKRRCCLMWHKKGESHWYFFFKLKKIVNSHNNAKKENVSINSNDEFNVHSMLEEVSINTENNCRVLRVTCINYGMIPLVNGLILQSVKMDLSPGFKHHRLHLNFSSNCSSKIPTHVVILSGVVDCKVLDWWHPCYPHHDRAIDVSLPSVEFWDF from the exons ATGATGGCTCGTTCAAATAAAAAGCTTCGTAACAAAGCTAAATTACTGAAAAACATCGACGATTTCAAAG ttGTTGCAGATAAAACTACTAAAAAAGAATATATCAATTCTTCAGGAATTGTCGACAAATTAgaaaaatgtaatatcaaagaaCAAATTACGTTAGAAACAG GTATTGAGTATCCTTTAGATCTTTGGTTTCTCTTATCAGAATATATAAAACCAGAAGATATTGGAAAATTTGCAAGTATCTGTAAAAGTTCTAATTATGTTACAAGAACTGGTAAATTTTGGTTCCATCTTTATAAACg TTATTACAAGCCGCTACCACATTTACCGGAAAGATTACGACCTGAATGTATGGTACTGTTACGTGGTCTTAGAGCTTGTGTAATCAGAACATTacatttaacatatttttcatCTTTAGATAGAGTGAATAAAAACCCATATTTAGAACAAGAAGAACCACATTCTTTAGTTAAAAGACGATGTTGTCTGATGTGGCACAAG AAAGGGGAAAGTCAttggtacttttttttcaagctcaagaaaattgtaaatagtcataataatgcaaaaaaagaaaatgtcaGTATCAATAGTAATGATGAATTCAATGTACATAGTATGCTAGAAGAAGTTTCAATAAATACAGAGAATAATTGCCGTGTATTACGA GTGACCTGTATAAATTATGGGATGATACCGTTAGTAAATGGACTCATTCTTCAATCCGTTAAAATGGATTTATCACCAGGTTTTAAACATCATCGActtcatttaaatttctctAGCAATTGTAGCTCCAAAATACCGACTCATGTAGTTATACTAAGTGGAGTTGTTGATTGTAAAGTTTTAGATTGGTGGCACCCATGTTATCCACATCACGATCGAGCTATAGATGTTTCATTGCCATCTGTTGAATTTTGGGATTtctaa